A genomic region of Runella rosea contains the following coding sequences:
- a CDS encoding SGNH/GDSL hydrolase family protein has product MKQLHTFLLCLFSTIVLAQAPIELKWWKPSDSPFAAIDGQAWSGEMRDTIQRFPPRAENIVRKAVWNLSRNSAGLSIRFVSDAPQIIVRYKVTGNAAMPHMPATGVSGVDLYGLDSDGNWHLANGKYSFKDTVQYNFDKLKPNDNYHKLGREYRLFLPLYNSIRDLEIGVPAGSVFTVLPQRLEKPIVVYGTSIAQGACASRPGMAWTNILARKLDRTVINLGFSGNGRLEKEVIDLINEIDARVFVLDCLPNLIYPIVERKELQKRIIESVKTLRTKHPNTPILLTEHDGYTDSYLMAHRQPLFEDANQDLREAFAQLTNEKVSNIYLLPISEIGIDHEGMVDGTHPNDLGMMRYADAYEKKLREILQQPVGTLKTQIPVRHNREPGSYNWEERHNAILKLNQTEPTKVLMIGNSITHNWGGKPLNNRIKGAEAWQKYLEPFQTRNFGFGWDRVENVLWRVYHDELDGISPEKIIINIGTNNLHLNTDDEIIQGLKLLVQAIKNQQPKAKITLLGIYPRREQESRVITLNQGIQALTKSIGVGYADIGKPLLLKTGKIDEKMFSDGLHPNAAGYELLGKELQSILKAN; this is encoded by the coding sequence ATGAAACAACTGCACACATTTCTCCTTTGCCTTTTTTCTACCATCGTTTTGGCCCAGGCCCCCATTGAGCTTAAATGGTGGAAACCCTCCGACAGTCCGTTTGCCGCCATTGATGGACAGGCGTGGTCGGGTGAAATGCGCGATACCATTCAGCGCTTTCCACCAAGGGCCGAAAATATCGTTCGGAAAGCCGTTTGGAATCTTTCGCGCAACAGCGCAGGGCTTTCGATTCGGTTTGTGAGCGATGCCCCGCAGATCATTGTTCGCTATAAAGTGACTGGCAACGCTGCCATGCCGCACATGCCCGCTACGGGCGTCAGCGGGGTAGACTTGTATGGCCTTGATAGCGACGGGAATTGGCATTTGGCAAACGGGAAGTACAGTTTTAAAGATACGGTTCAATACAATTTTGACAAACTCAAACCCAACGACAATTATCATAAATTAGGCCGTGAATACCGCCTGTTTCTTCCGTTGTATAATAGCATCAGAGACCTAGAGATTGGCGTACCAGCTGGCAGTGTTTTTACCGTTTTGCCGCAACGGCTGGAAAAACCCATTGTGGTCTATGGCACTTCCATTGCGCAGGGTGCGTGTGCCTCGCGCCCAGGCATGGCTTGGACTAATATTCTAGCTCGCAAACTCGACCGTACGGTGATTAATCTGGGTTTTTCAGGGAACGGGCGTTTGGAAAAGGAGGTTATTGACCTCATCAACGAAATCGACGCTAGGGTGTTTGTGTTGGATTGTTTACCGAATCTGATTTACCCCATTGTTGAACGTAAAGAGTTACAGAAACGAATCATCGAATCGGTCAAAACCTTGCGAACCAAACACCCCAATACGCCTATTTTACTGACCGAGCACGACGGCTACACCGACAGCTATCTCATGGCGCATCGTCAGCCGCTTTTTGAAGATGCCAATCAAGATTTACGCGAAGCCTTTGCTCAACTGACGAACGAAAAAGTATCCAACATTTACCTCTTGCCCATCTCTGAGATTGGGATTGACCACGAAGGTATGGTAGATGGTACACACCCCAACGATTTGGGAATGATGCGTTATGCCGATGCTTACGAAAAAAAGTTACGTGAAATCTTGCAACAACCCGTAGGCACGCTCAAGACCCAAATTCCCGTACGGCACAACCGAGAGCCGGGCAGCTACAATTGGGAAGAAAGACACAACGCAATCTTGAAACTCAATCAGACTGAGCCGACCAAGGTGTTGATGATTGGCAATTCAATCACCCACAATTGGGGTGGCAAACCCCTCAATAATCGCATCAAAGGGGCTGAAGCTTGGCAAAAGTACCTCGAACCATTTCAGACCCGCAATTTCGGTTTTGGCTGGGACAGGGTTGAAAATGTGCTCTGGCGTGTGTATCACGACGAACTAGACGGAATTTCGCCCGAGAAAATAATCATTAACATCGGTACCAATAACCTCCACCTTAACACCGACGACGAAATCATTCAAGGCCTAAAACTCTTGGTGCAGGCCATTAAAAACCAACAACCCAAAGCTAAAATCACGCTGTTGGGCATTTATCCGCGTCGTGAGCAGGAAAGCCGCGTCATTACGCTGAACCAAGGTATTCAGGCATTGACCAAATCTATCGGCGTTGGTTACGCCGATATTGGCAAACCACTATTACTAAAAACTGGCAAAATTGACGAAAAGATGTTTTCCGACGGCCTGCATCCCAACGCCGCTGGTTACGAACTTTTAGGTAAAGAATTACAATCCATTTTAAAAGCGAATTAA
- a CDS encoding alpha-galactosidase has translation MLLILLALTARAQDWLITPIAQKSEVKLLKNGQIIEISNGLIARQIQISPNAATVSYKNLTTNEQFVRSVRPEARVTLNGKTYNVGGLYGQKEHAYLLEEWTNQLNSNSTDFQFIRHEIVAIKTHFEWKPTTWTANKNLPTGKGVILYFASNNAELKGVEVAVHYEIFDGIPVLEKWVTIENKSGNELKINQVVNEILATPEEESAVVGKPEKMKKPHKLYIENNFAYNNAMRYELSDQATHWKIDSSYTSQVNYYLETPCVVEVYPMLGVGIDLAAKESYTSIRSYELLLDSYDRERNGLARRKMYRTLFPWTTQNPIFMHLISTEPEKVKSVIDQCAETGYEMVILSFGSGLNMEDASDANIQKFKSLADYAHSKGIKLGGYSLFSSRRIDDENDVIDPVTGLPDKAAFFGHAPCLASKWGINYIKSLKKFIAETGFDLLEHDGPYPGDVCASTKHPGHKGLDDSQWVQMSMQKELYQWLNGRGIYINAPDWYFLDGSHKIGLGYREVNFSLSRAQQKILNRQNIYDGLWEKTPSMSWGFVPLTKYQGGTADAVLEPLSEHLTDYKQLMMQYYGAGVQACYRGPRLYDTDATKQVVKETIDWYKKYRDILNSDILHLRRPDGRDWDGIMHVNPALKEKGLMMVYNPLKEAITRKIKLPLYYTGLSKEAMIRTQEGKAAKYILDRNYNAEITVTIPAEGYTWLVVE, from the coding sequence ATGCTGCTAATCCTCCTCGCCCTCACTGCCCGTGCCCAGGACTGGCTCATTACGCCTATTGCCCAAAAGAGCGAAGTGAAGCTCCTGAAAAATGGCCAAATCATTGAAATCAGCAATGGACTCATTGCCCGCCAAATTCAAATTTCACCCAATGCCGCTACCGTCAGTTACAAAAACCTGACGACCAACGAGCAGTTTGTGCGGTCGGTGCGGCCCGAAGCCCGCGTAACGCTCAACGGCAAAACCTACAATGTGGGTGGTCTGTACGGCCAAAAAGAACATGCGTATTTGTTGGAAGAATGGACAAACCAATTAAATAGCAATTCGACTGATTTTCAGTTTATTCGTCACGAAATCGTCGCTATAAAAACCCATTTTGAGTGGAAGCCTACCACCTGGACGGCCAACAAAAACCTTCCGACGGGCAAAGGCGTAATCTTGTACTTTGCCTCGAACAACGCCGAGCTGAAAGGTGTCGAGGTAGCCGTGCATTATGAAATATTTGACGGAATACCCGTATTAGAAAAATGGGTAACGATTGAAAACAAGTCAGGAAACGAGCTAAAAATTAATCAAGTAGTAAACGAAATATTGGCTACGCCCGAAGAAGAATCGGCGGTGGTGGGCAAGCCCGAAAAGATGAAAAAGCCGCATAAGCTCTACATCGAAAATAATTTTGCCTACAACAACGCCATGCGCTACGAGCTGTCGGACCAAGCCACACACTGGAAAATCGACAGCAGCTATACCTCGCAGGTCAACTATTACCTCGAAACTCCCTGCGTGGTGGAAGTGTATCCGATGTTGGGCGTGGGCATCGATTTGGCTGCTAAAGAATCTTACACCTCCATTCGTTCGTACGAATTACTGTTAGACTCCTACGACCGCGAACGCAACGGTTTAGCGCGCCGCAAAATGTACCGCACGCTGTTTCCGTGGACAACTCAAAATCCCATTTTTATGCACCTAATCAGCACAGAGCCAGAAAAGGTCAAAAGCGTGATAGACCAATGTGCCGAAACGGGCTACGAAATGGTCATTTTGAGTTTTGGCAGCGGCCTTAACATGGAAGACGCCTCCGACGCCAACATTCAGAAATTCAAATCCTTAGCCGATTATGCCCACAGCAAAGGCATTAAACTAGGCGGATATTCACTATTTAGCAGCCGCCGAATTGATGACGAAAACGACGTCATTGACCCCGTTACGGGCTTGCCCGATAAAGCCGCTTTCTTTGGCCATGCGCCCTGTTTGGCGAGTAAATGGGGCATCAATTACATAAAAAGTCTGAAAAAATTTATCGCTGAAACAGGCTTTGATTTACTCGAACACGACGGTCCCTACCCTGGCGACGTGTGCGCTTCGACCAAACACCCAGGCCACAAAGGACTGGACGACTCGCAGTGGGTACAAATGTCGATGCAAAAAGAATTGTACCAGTGGCTCAACGGCCGTGGCATATACATCAATGCACCGGATTGGTACTTTCTGGACGGTTCGCACAAAATTGGACTAGGTTATCGTGAGGTCAACTTTTCGTTGTCGCGGGCACAGCAAAAAATCCTCAATCGACAGAATATTTACGACGGGTTGTGGGAAAAAACACCGTCGATGAGTTGGGGATTTGTACCTCTTACCAAGTATCAAGGCGGCACCGCTGACGCCGTCTTGGAGCCGCTGAGTGAGCACCTGACCGACTACAAACAACTCATGATGCAGTACTATGGCGCGGGCGTGCAGGCCTGCTACCGAGGCCCTCGCCTGTACGATACCGACGCCACCAAACAGGTAGTAAAAGAAACCATCGACTGGTATAAAAAATACCGCGACATCCTCAATTCTGACATTCTCCACCTACGCCGCCCTGATGGCCGTGACTGGGACGGCATCATGCACGTAAATCCAGCGTTGAAAGAAAAGGGACTGATGATGGTGTATAATCCCCTAAAAGAGGCCATTACCCGAAAAATAAAACTGCCGCTCTACTACACTGGTTTGAGCAAAGAAGCCATGATTCGCACGCAAGAAGGCAAAGCGGCAAAGTATATATTGGACAGAAATTACAACGCCGAAATCACCGTTACTATTCCTGCCGAAGGCTATACGTGGCTGGTAGTAGAGTGA
- the tnpA gene encoding IS200/IS605 family transposase, whose amino-acid sequence MSSYRQIYYQIVFGTKYRRPTINEAHCEEMYKYIWGVVKNNKCKLYRINGVEDHIHIFCDLHPSIALADFVKDIKVASSIWMKQSGFFPDFEAWQEGYGAFTYSIREKDKIINYVKKQKEHHKKETFYDEYKRLLIENNIEFDEKYLL is encoded by the coding sequence ATGAGCAGCTATCGGCAGATTTACTATCAAATTGTTTTCGGTACAAAATATCGTCGCCCTACTATTAACGAGGCACATTGTGAAGAAATGTATAAGTACATTTGGGGTGTTGTCAAAAACAACAAATGTAAATTATATCGCATCAACGGTGTCGAAGACCATATTCACATTTTTTGCGATTTACATCCTTCGATAGCCTTAGCTGATTTTGTGAAAGACATCAAAGTGGCAAGCAGTATTTGGATGAAGCAAAGCGGTTTTTTTCCTGATTTTGAAGCTTGGCAGGAAGGCTACGGAGCATTCACTTACTCCATCCGTGAGAAGGATAAAATCATTAATTACGTCAAAAAGCAAAAAGAACATCACAAAAAAGAGACGTTTTATGATGAATACAAACGGCTTCTGATTGAGAATAACATCGAATTTGATGAAAAATACCTGCTTTAG
- a CDS encoding isoaspartyl peptidase/L-asparaginase family protein, whose protein sequence is MQSRRHFIRWSALSLPLLSFSKAFSKKIAVTKPIVVSTWDSGLPVNAVAWKVLKQPNGRALDAVEAGARSIEDTINCCVGLGGNPDREGKVTLDACIMDDKFNCGSVMALQHIKHPISVARKVMENTPHVQLVGDGALQFALESGFQKEPDKLSADAEKTYKEWLKKSEYKPVINIEQQQSKGQKTKSGPFAPNFFDDGTPNHDTMGTIAMDAAGNLSGACTTSGMAFKMHGRVGDSPIIGSGLYVDNEVGAATGSGQGEEVIRVAGTHLIVEMMRMGKSPEEACKIAVERIVKINPTKAKDFQVGFIAINKQGEYGAYSIHHGFNYSVTHADDGGKVFMAKSIFPKK, encoded by the coding sequence ATGCAATCAAGAAGACACTTCATCCGTTGGTCGGCGCTTAGCCTGCCGCTGCTTTCATTCAGCAAGGCATTTTCTAAGAAAATCGCCGTGACAAAGCCCATCGTTGTTTCTACATGGGACAGTGGCTTGCCCGTCAACGCCGTGGCTTGGAAAGTATTGAAACAACCCAACGGACGGGCACTGGACGCCGTGGAAGCTGGCGCGCGCTCCATCGAAGATACCATCAATTGCTGCGTAGGTTTGGGCGGCAATCCCGACCGGGAAGGAAAAGTTACCTTGGATGCCTGCATCATGGATGATAAATTCAACTGCGGCTCAGTAATGGCACTCCAGCACATCAAACACCCGATTTCGGTAGCGCGAAAAGTGATGGAAAACACTCCGCACGTCCAGCTCGTAGGCGATGGCGCCCTGCAATTTGCCTTGGAAAGCGGTTTTCAGAAAGAACCCGATAAGCTTTCGGCCGATGCCGAGAAAACTTACAAAGAATGGCTGAAAAAATCTGAATACAAGCCTGTTATCAACATCGAACAGCAACAAAGCAAAGGTCAAAAAACCAAAAGCGGCCCATTTGCCCCCAACTTTTTTGACGACGGCACACCCAACCACGACACCATGGGAACCATCGCCATGGATGCTGCAGGCAATCTTTCGGGGGCGTGTACAACCAGCGGTATGGCCTTCAAAATGCACGGCCGCGTGGGCGACTCCCCTATCATCGGTTCAGGATTGTACGTTGACAATGAAGTGGGTGCCGCCACGGGTTCTGGCCAAGGCGAAGAAGTCATTCGCGTAGCGGGAACGCACCTCATTGTGGAGATGATGCGCATGGGTAAAAGTCCCGAAGAAGCCTGCAAAATTGCCGTGGAGCGCATTGTAAAAATCAACCCGACCAAGGCCAAAGATTTTCAGGTGGGATTCATCGCCATCAATAAGCAAGGCGAATACGGTGCGTACTCTATTCACCACGGCTTCAATTACTCCGTCACGCACGCCGACGACGGTGGTAAGGTATTTATGGCGAAGAGTATTTTTCCGAAAAAGTAG
- a CDS encoding alpha-L-fucosidase has product MKKSFSFLLTLLITHTLVAQQHSEQNHSKYMAPSDPQVKQKLSQWQNVKFGLLMHWGLYSQWGIVESWSLCPEDEGWCERKGPYKDNWFEYKKAYENLQSTFNPTQFAPEKWAAAAKNAGMKYVVFTTKHHDGFCMFDTKQTDYKITKSPFGSNPRSNIAKEVFGAFRNEGFMVGAYFSKPDWHTNDYWWSYFPPKDRNPSYHPAKYPQKWESFKKFTYNQIEELMSDYGKMDILWLDGGWVRPFSSIDTTVSWQKAIPFDQDIDMARIAKRGRELQPGLLVVDRTVSGEFENYVTPEHQIPDHYMPIPWETCMTMGDSWSYIPKENFKSARKLIHILADIVSKNGNLLLNIAPSPDGDFHAEAYQRLEEIGKWIKVNGEAIYETRGDNEVGKQGKWVFTHKGANTTYAIYLADEGEALPANIEIGKLNLDKTAKISLIGNPENLKWTMKEGKVAVQVSEKLAKKTPNSYAYVLKITK; this is encoded by the coding sequence ATGAAAAAAAGTTTTTCTTTCTTACTAACGCTGCTGATTACGCATACGCTGGTTGCCCAACAACATTCGGAGCAAAATCACAGCAAATACATGGCCCCTTCTGACCCACAGGTAAAACAAAAACTGAGCCAGTGGCAAAATGTCAAGTTTGGTCTATTGATGCACTGGGGCCTTTACAGCCAATGGGGCATTGTAGAAAGTTGGAGCCTTTGCCCCGAAGATGAAGGTTGGTGCGAACGCAAAGGTCCCTATAAAGACAATTGGTTTGAGTACAAAAAAGCCTACGAAAATCTGCAAAGCACCTTCAATCCCACGCAGTTTGCCCCCGAAAAATGGGCCGCCGCCGCCAAAAATGCCGGAATGAAATACGTTGTATTTACGACCAAACACCACGACGGCTTTTGCATGTTTGACACCAAACAAACCGATTACAAAATCACAAAATCTCCCTTTGGCAGCAATCCCCGCAGCAATATTGCCAAAGAAGTATTCGGCGCTTTTCGCAACGAAGGCTTTATGGTAGGAGCGTATTTCTCCAAACCCGACTGGCACACCAACGACTATTGGTGGTCGTATTTCCCGCCCAAAGACCGCAACCCGTCGTACCATCCTGCCAAATATCCTCAAAAATGGGAAAGCTTCAAGAAATTTACTTATAACCAAATTGAAGAATTGATGAGCGATTATGGCAAAATGGACATCCTCTGGCTCGACGGCGGTTGGGTGCGGCCTTTCAGCAGCATTGATACGACCGTTTCGTGGCAAAAAGCCATTCCTTTCGACCAAGACATCGACATGGCGCGCATTGCCAAAAGAGGCCGTGAACTTCAACCTGGCTTGTTGGTTGTAGACCGAACCGTGTCGGGCGAGTTTGAAAACTACGTGACACCCGAGCACCAAATTCCTGACCATTACATGCCTATTCCGTGGGAAACCTGCATGACGATGGGCGATTCGTGGAGCTACATTCCCAAAGAAAACTTTAAATCAGCGCGTAAATTGATTCATATCTTAGCCGACATTGTTTCTAAAAATGGTAACTTGTTACTCAACATTGCCCCTAGCCCAGACGGAGATTTTCATGCCGAAGCCTATCAACGCTTGGAAGAAATCGGAAAATGGATAAAAGTAAACGGTGAAGCTATTTACGAAACCCGAGGCGACAATGAAGTGGGCAAACAGGGTAAATGGGTCTTTACGCACAAAGGCGCCAACACAACCTACGCGATTTATCTTGCCGATGAAGGCGAGGCTTTGCCAGCGAACATCGAAATTGGAAAGTTAAATTTGGATAAAACCGCCAAAATTTCACTCATAGGGAATCCCGAAAACTTAAAATGGACCATGAAAGAAGGTAAAGTAGCCGTGCAGGTTTCCGAAAAATTGGCGAAGAAAACGCCCAATAGTTATGCTTACGTTTTAAAAATCACAAAGTAA
- a CDS encoding glycoside hydrolase family 125 protein, translated as MKQLDRRVFLKTTSLAGIGTLIHANALANEFPVVRVAAGQRKFNSSVIEDTISRMKGVIKDPELAWLFENCFPNTLDTTVHFKQKDGRPDTFVITGDIHAMWLRDSTAQVWPYLPLVTKDESLKQLIAGVVNRQTECILIDPYANAFNDGPGHSEWLKDHTDMKPELHERKWELDSLCYTVRLAYHYWKTAKDVSIFDEKWLKAAQLIISTCRVQQRLKGRGPYRFGRTTSWSTDTVPGNGYGNNTKPNGLIHSIFRPSDDATQYPFLIPSNLFAVVSFRQIAEIAEQVYKNQAFANECKSFANEVEQAIKKYAVINHPQFGPMYAMEVDGFGNCLFQDDANVPNLLGLPYLGAVNPNDKIYQNTRRFVLSESNPYFFKGKAAEGIGSPHTLVNQIWPMSIIMRAMTSNNDAEILAQLRFLKNTHAKTGFMHESFDKDDASKFTRKWFAWANTLFGELLLKIERERPHLLSKI; from the coding sequence ATGAAACAACTTGACCGCAGAGTATTTTTAAAAACAACCTCATTGGCAGGCATTGGCACGCTAATTCACGCCAATGCACTTGCCAACGAATTTCCCGTGGTGCGGGTCGCCGCTGGGCAACGTAAATTTAATAGCTCCGTCATTGAGGACACGATAAGCCGCATGAAAGGTGTTATAAAAGACCCAGAATTGGCGTGGCTTTTTGAAAATTGTTTTCCCAACACTTTGGATACGACCGTTCATTTTAAACAAAAAGACGGTCGTCCTGATACATTCGTCATCACAGGCGACATCCACGCCATGTGGCTCCGCGACAGCACCGCGCAAGTGTGGCCGTATTTGCCGTTGGTGACAAAGGACGAGTCACTCAAACAACTCATTGCGGGGGTGGTCAATCGCCAAACGGAGTGTATTTTGATTGACCCTTACGCCAACGCGTTCAACGACGGCCCTGGCCACAGCGAATGGCTCAAAGACCACACCGACATGAAGCCCGAACTTCACGAGCGCAAGTGGGAGCTTGACTCTCTTTGCTACACGGTTCGTTTGGCGTATCATTACTGGAAAACGGCGAAAGATGTCAGCATTTTCGATGAAAAATGGCTAAAAGCAGCCCAACTCATCATCAGCACCTGCCGTGTACAACAACGCTTGAAAGGCCGTGGGCCTTACCGTTTTGGGCGCACCACATCATGGTCAACGGATACAGTACCTGGAAATGGTTACGGCAACAACACCAAACCCAACGGACTCATTCACAGCATCTTTAGACCTTCCGATGATGCTACGCAATATCCTTTTTTGATTCCTTCCAATTTATTTGCCGTCGTTTCTTTCCGTCAAATCGCCGAGATTGCGGAGCAAGTTTATAAGAATCAGGCATTTGCGAATGAGTGCAAAAGCTTTGCCAATGAAGTGGAACAGGCCATCAAGAAATATGCCGTGATTAACCATCCACAATTTGGTCCGATGTACGCCATGGAAGTCGACGGATTCGGCAATTGCCTTTTTCAAGACGACGCCAACGTTCCCAATTTGCTCGGGTTACCGTATTTGGGCGCGGTGAATCCAAACGACAAAATCTACCAAAATACGCGTCGGTTTGTGTTGAGCGAGTCTAATCCTTATTTTTTCAAAGGCAAAGCCGCCGAAGGCATCGGTAGTCCGCATACGTTGGTGAACCAAATTTGGCCCATGAGCATCATCATGCGCGCCATGACGTCTAACAATGACGCCGAAATTCTGGCCCAATTGCGTTTTCTAAAAAATACACACGCCAAAACGGGCTTTATGCACGAGTCGTTTGACAAAGACGATGCGAGTAAATTTACACGCAAATGGTTTGCTTGGGCCAACACACTTTTCGGAGAGTTATTGCTCAAAATTGAACGCGAGCGACCGCATTTATTAAGCAAAATATAA
- a CDS encoding glycoside hydrolase family 30 protein, translated as MKRLLFFLFSLTSYAQQAELWLTKADQSVLFQKQTEKLAFGPMTGTLPSIYVDDTKRFQSMDGFGYTLTGGSATLINGLKPSEKAALLKELFATDANNIGVSYLRISVGASDLSDHVFTYNDLSAGQTDPKLSRFSLAEEQKDLIPVLKQILAINPNLKILGSPWTPPSWMKTNNNSKGGSLKPEFYDAYARYLVKYVQEMKKQGIQIDALTVQNEPLNPDNNPSLLMPQDEQADFIKKSLGPAFKTAKLSTKIIIYDHNADRPDYPISILNDPDARKYIDGSAFHLYGGGIDALRDVHEAHPDKNLYFTEQWLGAPANFGGDLQWHVKNLLIGAPRNWSKTVLEWNLAADPNQGPHTDGGCTACLGAVTIGQTITRNPAYYIIAHAAKFVRPGSVRIASNVTMSLPNVAFKTPDGHTVMIILNESDKPMTFNIRAKNRQITPTLSGKTVATFIW; from the coding sequence ATGAAGCGCCTCCTCTTCTTCCTTTTCAGTCTTACCTCCTACGCCCAACAAGCCGAGCTATGGCTCACCAAAGCCGACCAATCGGTGTTGTTCCAAAAACAAACCGAAAAGTTAGCGTTTGGCCCAATGACGGGCACTTTACCAAGCATTTATGTTGACGATACCAAGCGGTTTCAATCCATGGACGGGTTCGGCTATACACTCACGGGCGGAAGCGCAACCCTCATCAATGGATTAAAACCCTCGGAAAAAGCAGCGTTGCTGAAAGAATTATTTGCCACCGATGCCAACAACATCGGAGTCAGTTACCTGCGCATCAGCGTCGGGGCATCTGATTTGAGCGACCATGTTTTTACGTACAACGACCTTTCTGCGGGCCAAACCGACCCCAAGCTGAGCCGATTTTCGTTGGCGGAAGAACAAAAAGACCTTATTCCCGTCTTGAAACAAATTTTGGCGATTAACCCTAACCTCAAAATTTTGGGTTCACCCTGGACACCGCCGTCGTGGATGAAAACCAACAATAATTCTAAAGGGGGAAGCCTCAAACCTGAGTTTTACGATGCGTATGCGCGTTATTTGGTGAAATACGTGCAGGAAATGAAAAAACAGGGCATCCAAATTGACGCCCTTACGGTACAAAATGAACCCTTGAACCCCGACAATAATCCCAGCTTGCTGATGCCGCAGGATGAGCAGGCAGACTTCATCAAAAAGAGCCTCGGACCTGCCTTCAAAACCGCCAAACTCAGCACAAAAATCATCATCTACGACCACAACGCCGACCGCCCCGACTATCCCATTAGTATCCTCAACGACCCCGATGCGCGCAAGTACATCGACGGCTCGGCTTTTCACCTCTACGGCGGCGGCATTGATGCACTGCGCGATGTTCACGAGGCACACCCCGATAAAAACCTTTATTTTACCGAACAGTGGCTCGGCGCACCCGCCAATTTCGGGGGAGATTTGCAATGGCACGTCAAAAATCTGCTCATTGGCGCACCACGCAATTGGAGCAAAACCGTTTTAGAATGGAATTTGGCCGCCGACCCCAACCAAGGCCCGCACACCGACGGCGGTTGCACGGCCTGCTTGGGTGCCGTTACAATCGGACAAACCATCACCCGAAACCCTGCCTATTATATCATTGCCCACGCGGCTAAATTTGTGCGACCAGGTTCCGTCCGCATTGCCTCCAACGTGACCATGAGTCTACCTAATGTGGCTTTCAAAACGCCCGACGGCCATACGGTAATGATTATACTGAACGAAAGCGACAAGCCAATGACGTTCAATATTCGAGCAAAAAACCGTCAAATCACCCCCACGCTCAGCGGAAAAACCGTCGCCACTTTTATCTGGTAA
- a CDS encoding heme-binding domain-containing protein encodes MIKKILIGLGVVLVAIQFFHPEKNLSDDRTYDVSTKYAMPEEVKSTLKVACDDCHSNKTEYPWYSNIQPVAWFLDHHVVDGKRHLNFSNFTSRPIAYQNHKFEETIEMIKEGEMPLPSYTYFGLHSGAKLTEAQKQTLISWAEANMDSLKANYPADSLVMRRPQGATPAK; translated from the coding sequence ATGATAAAGAAAATCTTGATTGGCTTGGGTGTGGTATTGGTGGCAATCCAATTTTTTCACCCCGAAAAGAATCTTTCTGATGACCGGACGTACGATGTTTCGACAAAATATGCGATGCCAGAAGAAGTAAAAAGCACGTTGAAAGTCGCTTGCGATGATTGCCACAGCAACAAAACTGAATACCCGTGGTATTCCAACATTCAGCCAGTGGCGTGGTTTCTGGATCATCATGTTGTGGATGGAAAACGGCATTTGAACTTTTCTAATTTTACCTCACGACCCATTGCCTACCAAAACCATAAGTTTGAAGAAACGATTGAGATGATCAAAGAAGGGGAAATGCCTTTGCCATCCTATACTTATTTTGGCCTTCACTCTGGGGCAAAGCTGACAGAAGCACAAAAACAGACACTTATCAGTTGGGCCGAGGCAAATATGGATTCGCTGAAGGCAAATTACCCTGCCGACAGTCTCGTAATGCGTCGCCCACAGGGGGCTACTCCCGCAAAATAA